A single genomic interval of Paracoccus contaminans harbors:
- a CDS encoding alpha-2-macroglobulin family protein, whose translation MRLSDHLRAALACASLILSGAAALAQGAEDGVIPARRIVLDADTDLPGGDLAQVFNTTASACAALCLGNSDCTALTYNTKARSCFPKGSGAGEAQAFMGALSGHVLTPAPEAAGAEAGRLAAAAGWLTPADRRTAREQAESLGTLYPGTGEDVQALRDRAAEAGASGDAEAVMRWTGAAAALSDAPADWLSLAQALASAADADNGTEAQRRAAMAAAVNAYARDPGPAGEALMMWAAQAEKQGRGSAGLKALRQAAAADAQNGALAERVEAFAGRFGFRVEENRVDAEAPQPRACVVMSEDLAPGADYRSFVALPDRTLAVEAEGRQLCVSGVTHGQQVQITLRKGLPAASGEALDKDVPVSFYIRDRAPLARFAGRAYVLPAGGDQAVTLRSVNADKVALTLYRMSDRMIVDALRQDIFGQPLSGSNTDDFTGHMGVQVWKGEADIAPGAGGGPRKMNEETATRLDIGKAAGPLLPGVYALTAAIPGADAERSPATTQWFMISDLGLTSYSGTDGLTVAVRGLSDAAARPGVQVQLISRGNAVLATAATDADGIAHFDAGMTRGTDAAAPAMVTATAMKGDAVADTTFLSLGEPEFDLSDRGVEGQPPAPPIDIFATTDRGAYRAGETVHATILARDDRVHALDGLPLTAVISRPDGVEALRQLVPAAGDGGHVLDWPIPATAPRGTWRIDLRVEKDGPDLATLRVLVEDFRPERIDLALDLPPAPLPAGAPLTAGLAARWLYGAPGADLPVEGELRIAPAKAVPGWDGYRFGRHDAEDQASVTTLDAGTTDAEGRFTAAIPVPAALSGASQPMEATFVMSVREGAGRPVERRETRLAMPARPVIGIKPAFDGGAVAEGAEAGFGLIALGPDAKPVAARASWVLNKVTTDYQWFAIDGTWNWEPVTTRARVDGGEVQITADPASLSLPVQWGEYELVVRTAEGAESAVLFSAGWGAASAGSETPDRLRVTLDKPAYRAGETAQVRLEAAAEGTALVSVLSNRVIALRAVPVRAGANTIDLPVTDEWGAGVYVTVSAIRPVGRDAADAGHAPIRTLGLAYAAVDPGARKLDARIEAPAETTPRGEAKVRLTVAGAQAGQTVHATIAAVDQGILNLTAFRSPDPDGHYFGQRRLGVGLRDLYGRLILPSGAANGAIRSGGSDAGPQQAAPPPTEKLMAWFSGPVTLGADGAAEVTVPLPDFNGEVRLMAVAWTADAVGQAEAAMAVRDPVVMTVTAPAFLAPGDEAQVSLALAHVAGPAGAVGLTAESLPGEGPGAPTLGLAGLPAEVTVKDKARGTASLTITAPEAEGIAHLRLSAALPGGGPVVTKDLAITVERQDPSITRSTRLTLGPAQAQTVDPASLGDFRPGTGRAVLTSGAFAQFDLGAAVERLESYPYGCTEQLASGAMPQLYLAGLMPDAAPVDPAAPTRDVDQAIATILTRQTSAGGFGLWSAEDGDRWLDAYVTDFLSRARAAGHAVPDEAFRRALANLQNNLNAASDPQYADAADNAALAYAAYVLAREHAAVISDLRYYADTGAAAFATPMAAAQLGAALAAYGDTARADRLFRAAQERLKDAATGDDKGHVRADYGTALRDVAGTLALAAEAGSKAVDQTAAATTLSALIAARQAEGGALSTQEAVWAVLAGHALQAGPSALTIGGAPAAGGVTALGDPAAAGPVALQNTGSRPLDVTLSATAVPAAPAPAGGTAWTITRRYFTPDGTPADPAQLAQGTRLVAVIKVRGAGEGGGRLMVTDPLPAGFEIDNPSLVASGELAGLSWLDGLTETEMTEFRQDRFAAAVSRSDGQPFTLAYRLRAVAAGRFAHPAATVEDMYRPERRGWTDSGAVTITP comes from the coding sequence ATGCGTCTTTCAGACCATCTGCGGGCCGCCTTGGCCTGTGCGTCCCTGATCCTTTCGGGCGCCGCTGCCCTGGCGCAGGGCGCGGAGGATGGGGTGATCCCGGCGCGCCGGATCGTGCTGGATGCCGATACCGACCTGCCGGGCGGGGATCTGGCGCAGGTTTTCAACACAACCGCCTCGGCCTGCGCGGCGCTGTGCCTTGGCAACAGCGACTGCACCGCGCTGACCTATAACACCAAGGCGCGATCCTGCTTTCCCAAGGGCAGCGGCGCGGGCGAGGCGCAGGCCTTCATGGGCGCGCTGTCGGGCCATGTGCTGACCCCCGCGCCCGAGGCCGCCGGGGCCGAGGCGGGGCGCCTGGCCGCCGCCGCAGGATGGCTGACGCCGGCCGACCGCCGGACCGCGCGCGAGCAGGCGGAATCGCTGGGCACCCTCTATCCCGGCACGGGCGAGGATGTGCAGGCCCTGCGCGACCGGGCCGCCGAGGCGGGCGCGTCCGGGGATGCAGAGGCCGTCATGCGCTGGACCGGCGCCGCCGCGGCGCTGAGCGATGCCCCGGCCGACTGGCTGTCGCTGGCGCAGGCGCTGGCCTCGGCCGCCGATGCCGATAATGGGACCGAGGCACAGCGCCGCGCAGCGATGGCCGCCGCCGTCAACGCCTATGCCCGCGATCCGGGGCCGGCTGGCGAGGCGCTGATGATGTGGGCAGCCCAAGCGGAAAAGCAGGGCCGCGGGTCCGCCGGGCTGAAGGCGCTGCGCCAGGCCGCCGCCGCCGATGCGCAGAACGGCGCCCTGGCCGAGCGGGTCGAGGCTTTCGCCGGCCGCTTCGGCTTTCGGGTCGAGGAAAACCGCGTCGATGCCGAAGCCCCCCAGCCCCGCGCCTGCGTGGTGATGAGCGAGGATCTCGCCCCCGGCGCCGATTACCGCAGCTTTGTCGCCCTGCCCGACCGGACGCTGGCGGTCGAGGCCGAGGGCCGGCAGCTGTGCGTCAGCGGCGTCACGCATGGCCAACAGGTGCAGATCACCCTGCGCAAGGGGCTGCCCGCCGCCTCGGGCGAGGCGCTGGACAAGGATGTGCCGGTCAGCTTCTACATCCGCGACCGCGCGCCTCTGGCCCGCTTTGCCGGGCGCGCCTATGTCCTGCCGGCGGGCGGCGATCAGGCGGTGACGCTGCGCAGTGTGAACGCCGACAAGGTGGCGCTGACGCTTTATCGCATGTCGGACCGGATGATCGTCGATGCGCTGCGCCAGGACATCTTCGGCCAGCCGCTGAGCGGATCGAACACCGACGACTTCACCGGCCACATGGGCGTTCAGGTCTGGAAGGGCGAGGCCGACATCGCCCCCGGTGCGGGCGGCGGGCCGCGCAAGATGAACGAGGAAACCGCCACGCGCCTCGACATCGGCAAGGCAGCCGGGCCGCTGCTGCCGGGCGTCTATGCCCTGACCGCCGCCATCCCCGGCGCTGATGCCGAACGCAGCCCGGCCACGACCCAGTGGTTCATGATCTCGGATCTGGGGCTGACAAGCTATTCGGGCACCGACGGGCTGACGGTCGCGGTGCGCGGGCTGTCGGACGCGGCCGCCCGGCCGGGGGTGCAGGTGCAGCTGATCTCGCGCGGGAACGCGGTGCTGGCCACGGCCGCGACCGATGCGGACGGGATCGCCCATTTCGATGCCGGGATGACGCGCGGCACGGATGCCGCCGCGCCCGCGATGGTCACCGCCACCGCCATGAAGGGCGATGCGGTCGCCGACACCACCTTCCTGTCCTTGGGAGAGCCGGAGTTCGACCTGTCCGATCGCGGGGTCGAGGGGCAGCCGCCCGCGCCGCCGATCGACATCTTCGCCACCACCGACCGGGGCGCCTATCGCGCGGGCGAGACGGTCCACGCCACCATCCTCGCCCGCGACGACAGGGTTCATGCGCTGGACGGCCTGCCCCTGACGGCGGTCATCAGCCGCCCCGACGGGGTCGAGGCGCTGCGCCAGCTGGTGCCGGCCGCAGGCGACGGGGGGCATGTCCTTGACTGGCCGATCCCCGCTACCGCGCCGCGCGGGACGTGGCGGATCGACCTGCGGGTGGAAAAGGACGGCCCCGACCTTGCCACGCTGCGCGTCCTGGTCGAGGATTTCCGCCCCGAGCGGATCGACCTGGCGCTGGACCTGCCCCCCGCGCCGCTGCCGGCCGGGGCGCCGCTGACCGCCGGTCTTGCCGCCCGCTGGCTTTACGGCGCGCCGGGCGCCGATCTGCCGGTCGAGGGCGAATTGCGCATCGCGCCCGCCAAGGCCGTGCCCGGATGGGACGGCTACCGCTTCGGCCGCCACGATGCCGAGGATCAGGCCAGCGTCACCACGCTGGACGCCGGCACGACCGATGCCGAAGGCCGCTTCACCGCCGCGATTCCCGTGCCGGCGGCCCTGTCGGGTGCCAGCCAGCCGATGGAGGCGACCTTTGTCATGTCGGTGCGCGAAGGCGCGGGCCGCCCCGTCGAACGGCGCGAGACGCGCCTTGCCATGCCCGCCCGCCCCGTCATCGGCATCAAGCCCGCCTTTGACGGCGGCGCCGTCGCCGAAGGGGCCGAGGCGGGGTTCGGGCTGATTGCGCTCGGCCCCGACGCAAAGCCGGTCGCGGCCAGGGCAAGCTGGGTGCTGAACAAGGTCACGACCGACTATCAGTGGTTCGCCATCGACGGCACATGGAACTGGGAGCCGGTGACGACCCGTGCCCGCGTGGACGGGGGCGAGGTTCAGATCACCGCCGATCCCGCCAGCCTGTCCCTGCCGGTCCAGTGGGGCGAATACGAACTGGTCGTCAGGACTGCGGAGGGCGCCGAAAGCGCAGTGCTGTTCTCGGCCGGCTGGGGCGCGGCCAGCGCGGGCAGCGAGACGCCCGACCGGCTGCGCGTGACGCTGGACAAGCCGGCCTACAGGGCGGGCGAGACCGCGCAGGTCCGCCTTGAGGCGGCGGCGGAGGGAACGGCGCTCGTCTCGGTCCTGTCTAACCGGGTGATCGCGCTGCGCGCGGTGCCGGTCAGGGCGGGCGCGAACACCATCGATCTGCCCGTGACCGACGAATGGGGCGCGGGCGTCTATGTCACCGTCAGCGCGATCCGCCCGGTCGGGCGGGATGCCGCGGATGCGGGCCATGCCCCGATCCGCACGCTGGGCCTTGCCTATGCCGCCGTCGATCCCGGCGCCCGCAAGCTGGATGCGCGGATCGAGGCGCCGGCGGAAACCACCCCGCGGGGCGAGGCCAAGGTGCGCCTGACCGTTGCCGGCGCGCAGGCGGGCCAGACGGTCCACGCGACGATTGCCGCGGTCGATCAGGGCATCCTGAACCTGACCGCCTTCAGATCGCCCGACCCGGATGGGCATTATTTCGGCCAGCGGCGGCTGGGCGTCGGGCTGCGCGATCTTTACGGCCGGCTGATCCTGCCTTCGGGCGCGGCCAACGGCGCGATCCGCAGCGGCGGCAGCGATGCCGGCCCCCAGCAGGCCGCCCCGCCGCCGACCGAAAAGCTGATGGCGTGGTTTTCCGGCCCGGTGACGCTGGGGGCGGATGGCGCGGCCGAGGTCACGGTGCCGCTGCCCGACTTCAACGGCGAGGTGCGGCTGATGGCCGTCGCCTGGACTGCCGATGCCGTCGGACAGGCCGAGGCCGCGATGGCGGTGCGCGATCCGGTGGTGATGACCGTCACCGCCCCGGCCTTCCTTGCGCCGGGGGACGAGGCGCAGGTCAGCCTTGCCCTTGCCCATGTCGCTGGCCCCGCCGGCGCGGTCGGCCTGACGGCCGAAAGCCTGCCGGGCGAGGGGCCGGGCGCGCCGACGCTGGGCCTTGCCGGCCTGCCGGCCGAGGTGACGGTGAAGGACAAGGCCCGCGGCACGGCCAGCCTGACGATCACCGCGCCCGAGGCCGAGGGCATCGCCCATCTGCGCCTTTCCGCGGCGCTGCCGGGGGGCGGGCCGGTCGTGACCAAGGATCTGGCGATCACGGTGGAACGGCAGGATCCTTCCATCACGCGCAGCACGCGCCTGACCCTTGGCCCGGCGCAGGCGCAGACGGTCGATCCGGCCAGTCTTGGCGATTTCAGGCCCGGCACGGGGCGGGCGGTGCTGACCAGCGGCGCCTTTGCCCAGTTCGACCTGGGCGCCGCGGTCGAGCGGCTGGAAAGCTATCCCTATGGCTGCACCGAACAGCTGGCCTCGGGCGCCATGCCGCAGCTTTATCTGGCGGGGCTGATGCCCGATGCCGCGCCGGTCGATCCCGCCGCGCCGACGCGCGATGTCGATCAGGCGATCGCCACGATCCTGACGCGCCAGACCTCGGCCGGGGGCTTCGGGCTGTGGTCGGCCGAGGACGGGGACAGGTGGCTGGATGCCTATGTCACCGATTTCCTGTCGCGGGCGCGGGCGGCGGGCCATGCGGTTCCGGACGAGGCGTTCCGGCGCGCGCTGGCGAACCTGCAGAACAACCTCAACGCGGCCAGCGATCCGCAATATGCCGATGCCGCCGACAATGCCGCGCTGGCCTATGCGGCCTATGTGCTGGCCCGCGAACATGCGGCCGTCATCAGCGATCTGCGCTATTACGCCGATACCGGCGCGGCGGCCTTCGCGACCCCGATGGCGGCAGCGCAGCTGGGCGCGGCGCTGGCGGCCTATGGCGACACGGCACGCGCCGACAGGCTGTTCCGCGCGGCGCAGGAACGGCTCAAGGACGCGGCCACGGGCGATGACAAGGGGCATGTGCGAGCCGATTACGGCACGGCCCTGCGCGATGTGGCCGGCACGCTCGCCCTCGCGGCCGAGGCGGGCAGCAAGGCGGTGGACCAGACCGCCGCCGCGACCACCCTGTCGGCGCTGATCGCCGCGCGGCAGGCGGAAGGCGGCGCCCTGTCCACGCAGGAGGCGGTCTGGGCGGTGCTGGCGGGCCATGCGTTGCAGGCGGGCCCCTCGGCCCTGACCATCGGCGGCGCGCCGGCGGCGGGCGGGGTCACGGCGCTGGGCGATCCGGCCGCGGCCGGGCCGGTGGCGCTGCAGAACACCGGCAGCAGGCCGCTGGACGTGACGCTGAGCGCGACGGCCGTTCCCGCCGCCCCCGCCCCTGCCGGCGGCACCGCCTGGACCATCACCCGGCGCTATTTCACCCCCGATGGCACCCCGGCCGATCCGGCGCAGCTGGCGCAGGGCACGCGCCTTGTTGCCGTGATCAAGGTGAGGGGCGCGGGCGAAGGCGGCGGGCGGCTGATGGTGACCGACCCCCTGCCCGCCGGGTTCGAGATCGACAATCCCTCCCTGGTCGCCTCGGGCGAGCTGGCGGGCCTGTCCTGGCTGGACGGGCTGACCGAAACCGAGATGACCGAGTTCCGGCAGGACCGCTTTGCCGCCGCCGTCAGCCGCAGCGACGGGCAGCCCTTCACGCTCGCCTACCGGTTGCGCGCCGTGGCGGCCGGCCGTTTCGCCCACCCCGCCGCGACGGTCGAGGACATGTATCGTCCCGAACGCCGTGGCTGGACGGACAGTGGTGCGGTCACGATCACGCCCTAG
- a CDS encoding glycosyltransferase — translation MTGPIPSYRAFRSRHGAQRAQRRRLAAPGLASAGFLERQMILGNRLRLEGWAIADAVSVVDAEGAELARTAPLLPRPDVRRQIGGKADGYGFAVVVPADAAAAIVLHRGGAAIRTPLAQGGCVAGLKAEAALLRDYLRSAAAAAPDLTRWLVARDPAARHRLQSRFGTQEEAVPLLCPDALAGQGWPAGIAPDPVTIILPVYQGHDLLDGVLARVAEHTDLPWHLVVLDDASPDPRILPLLHRWRARLGEGRMTLIANPQNLGFVGSVNRGLQVAAARGGDVVLLNADAFVPAGWASRLLAPLRAGRDVASVTPMSNEAEIANVPVICVPSAMQPGEADRLDAMAAGWNGPGAVAAAPTGVGFCMALCARALAQVPQFDPVFGLGYGEEVDWCQRTAAAGWRHLLTAGLFVEHRGGQSFGAAAKAERIAANGRIISARYPRFDAEVAGFIAADPLRTQRLALGLALAQMRAAGRGERLPVLIGHAWSGGARIYLDQRIAQALEAAGGAAVLRAMPHGAWQVELHTPAGITQGCIESADDILRLWPGAAGLHVVYSCAVGTPEPLEVPRLLLSLADRPDSRLEVTFNDFYPISPSYTLVGSDGAFRGVPGPDDPDPAHVFAQPGGAAIPLRDWRAAWDGAIARADQLTAFSPSSARIIAEAWPAARSRIVVRPHSLPALVPRLTPAAGGDTPVIGVLGNLNAPKGAAVIADLSAHLARSGEGRIVLLGALDDAYRLAPPSAVAGPYTMEDLPELVRRHGIDRWFFPSVWPETFSFVIHEMLLTGLPVASFDLGGQADAVRQAIAQGAGSARLLPLPPGPIDIPALARTLTGAPR, via the coding sequence TTGACTGGGCCCATCCCCAGCTATCGGGCCTTTCGCAGCCGGCACGGTGCCCAGCGCGCGCAGCGCCGCCGGCTGGCCGCGCCGGGCCTTGCCAGCGCCGGTTTTCTGGAACGACAGATGATCCTGGGCAACCGCCTGCGGCTTGAGGGCTGGGCCATCGCCGATGCGGTCAGCGTGGTTGACGCCGAAGGGGCCGAGCTGGCGCGCACCGCGCCCCTGCTGCCGCGCCCGGATGTTCGCCGCCAGATCGGGGGAAAGGCCGACGGCTATGGCTTTGCCGTCGTGGTTCCGGCCGATGCGGCGGCGGCCATCGTCCTGCATCGGGGGGGCGCCGCGATCCGCACCCCGCTTGCCCAAGGTGGCTGCGTTGCCGGGCTGAAAGCCGAGGCGGCGCTGCTGCGCGATTACCTGCGCAGCGCCGCGGCGGCGGCGCCTGACCTGACGCGCTGGCTGGTGGCGCGTGACCCGGCCGCCCGGCACCGTCTGCAAAGCCGCTTCGGCACGCAGGAGGAGGCCGTTCCCCTGCTTTGCCCCGATGCCCTTGCCGGGCAGGGCTGGCCAGCCGGGATCGCCCCCGACCCGGTCACCATCATCCTGCCCGTCTATCAGGGCCACGACCTGCTGGACGGGGTGCTGGCGCGGGTGGCCGAACATACCGACCTGCCCTGGCATCTGGTGGTGCTGGACGACGCCTCGCCCGATCCGCGCATCCTGCCGCTGCTGCATCGCTGGCGCGCGCGGCTGGGGGAGGGGCGGATGACGCTGATCGCGAACCCGCAGAACCTGGGCTTTGTCGGCTCGGTCAACCGCGGCCTGCAGGTCGCGGCAGCGCGAGGCGGGGATGTGGTGCTGCTGAATGCGGACGCCTTTGTTCCGGCGGGCTGGGCAAGCCGGCTGCTGGCGCCGCTGCGCGCGGGCCGGGATGTCGCCTCGGTCACGCCGATGTCGAACGAGGCCGAGATCGCCAATGTCCCGGTCATCTGCGTGCCCAGCGCCATGCAGCCGGGCGAGGCGGACCGGCTGGACGCCATGGCGGCCGGGTGGAACGGACCGGGCGCGGTCGCCGCCGCGCCCACGGGGGTCGGCTTCTGCATGGCGCTTTGCGCCCGCGCGCTGGCGCAGGTGCCGCAATTCGATCCCGTATTCGGCCTGGGCTATGGCGAAGAGGTGGACTGGTGCCAGCGCACCGCCGCCGCCGGCTGGCGCCACCTGCTGACGGCGGGGCTGTTCGTCGAGCACCGGGGGGGGCAGTCCTTCGGCGCGGCCGCCAAGGCCGAACGCATCGCCGCCAACGGGCGGATCATCTCGGCCCGCTATCCGCGATTTGACGCCGAGGTGGCAGGCTTCATCGCCGCCGATCCCTTGCGGACCCAGCGGCTGGCCTTGGGGCTGGCCCTGGCGCAGATGCGGGCCGCCGGCCGGGGCGAACGGCTGCCGGTGCTGATCGGCCATGCCTGGTCGGGGGGCGCGCGCATCTACCTGGACCAGCGGATCGCCCAGGCCCTTGAGGCGGCGGGCGGCGCGGCAGTGCTGCGGGCGATGCCCCATGGCGCGTGGCAGGTCGAGCTGCACACCCCCGCCGGCATCACGCAGGGCTGCATCGAGAGCGCGGACGACATCCTGCGGCTATGGCCCGGCGCCGCCGGCCTGCATGTCGTCTATTCCTGCGCCGTGGGCACGCCCGAGCCGCTGGAAGTGCCGCGGCTGCTGCTGTCGCTGGCGGATCGGCCGGACAGCAGGCTCGAGGTGACGTTCAACGATTTCTATCCGATCAGCCCCTCCTATACCCTGGTGGGGTCGGATGGCGCGTTCCGGGGGGTGCCGGGGCCGGACGATCCCGATCCGGCGCATGTCTTTGCGCAGCCGGGCGGCGCGGCGATACCCTTGCGCGACTGGCGGGCCGCATGGGACGGGGCGATCGCGCGGGCCGACCAGCTGACCGCATTCTCGCCCAGTTCGGCGCGCATCATCGCCGAGGCATGGCCCGCCGCGCGCAGCCGCATCGTGGTCAGGCCCCACAGCCTTCCTGCCCTGGTGCCGCGCCTGACCCCCGCGGCAGGCGGCGATACGCCCGTGATCGGCGTGCTGGGCAATCTCAACGCGCCCAAGGGGGCCGCGGTGATCGCGGATCTTTCGGCCCATCTGGCCCGCTCGGGCGAGGGCCGGATCGTGCTGCTGGGCGCGCTCGACGACGCCTATCGGCTGGCCCCGCCCTCGGCTGTCGCCGGCCCCTATACCATGGAGGATCTGCCCGAACTGGTGCGCCGCCACGGGATCGACCGCTGGTTCTTTCCCTCGGTCTGGCCCGAGACGTTTTCCTTCGTGATCCACGAGATGCTGCTGACCGGCCTGCCGGTCGCCAGCTTTGACCTGGGCGGGCAGGCCGATGCGGTGCGCCAGGCGATCGCGCAAGGGGCGGGCAGCGCGCGGCTGCTGCCGCTGCCCCCCGGCCCCATCGACATCCCCGCGCTTGCCAGAACGCTGACCGGCGCGCCGCGCTGA